Proteins encoded by one window of Fusarium graminearum PH-1 chromosome 1, whole genome shotgun sequence:
- a CDS encoding O-acetylhomoserine has translation MSEELSKNFETLQLHAGAEIDPTTRSRAVPIYATTSYAFKDSAHGARLFGLKEFGNIYSRIMNPTVDVFEKRIAALEGGVAALAASSGQAAQFLAISTLAQAGDNIVSTSNLYGGTYNQFKVFFPRLGIKTKFVDGDKPEDIAAAIDDKTKAVYVESIGNPKYNIPDLEAISKAAHEKGVPVIVDNTFGAGGYFIRPIDHGADIVVHSATKWIGGHGTTIGGVVVDSGKFDWGKNASRFPQFHEPSEGYHGLKFYETFGNITFIIRARVEILRDLGSALNPFAAQQLLLGIETLSLRAERHAQNALALAQYLEKSPYVSWVSYPGLESHPYHETAKKYLKRGFGGVLSFGVKGGGAGSEVVDGFKLISNLANVGDAKTLAIHPWSTTHEQLSDEEKRSSGVTEDLIRISVGIEHIDDIIADFDQSFKAASDVTTKGEKKEIPLDDKEAEAPLAP, from the exons atgtcggaGGAACTTAGCAAGAACTTTGAGACATTGCAGCTCCACGCGGG AGCTGAGATTGATCCCACTACTCGCTCTCGAGCTGTCCCAATCTACGCCACAACT AGCTATGCCTTCAAGGACTCTGCCCATGGCGCCAGGCTCTTTGGTCTCAAGGAGTTTGGCAATATCTACAGCCGTATCATGAAC CCCACAGTCGATGTCTTTGAAAAGAGAATAGCCGCTCTTGAAGGTGGTGTCGCCGCTCTAGCTGCCTCTTCGGGCCAGGCAGCCCAATTCCTCGCCATCAGCACTCTTGCTCAAGCCGGCGACAACATTGTTTCTACCTCTAACCTCTACGGTGGTACTTACAATCAGTTCAAGGTTTTCTTCCCTCGCCTCGGCATCAAAACCAAGTTTGTCGACGGTGACAAGCCCGAGGATATCGCCGCTGCTATtgacgacaagacaaaggctGTCTATGTCGAGAGTATCGGCAACCCCAAGTACAACATTCCTGACCTCGAGGCTATTTCCAAGGCTGCTCACGAGAAGGGCGTTCCTGTGATT GTTGACAACACATTCGGTGCTGGAGGTTACTTCATCCGTCCCATCGACCATGGCGCTGATATCGTTGTCCACTCTGCCACCAAATGGATCGGTGGCCACGGAACAACCATCGGAggcgtcgtcgtcgactcTGGAAAGTTTGACTGGGGCAAGAACGCCTCTCGTTTCCCTCAATTCCACGAGCCCTCAGAAGGCTACCATGGTCTCAAGTTTTACGAGACATTTGGCAACATCACTTTCATCATCCGCGCCCGTGTTGAGATTCTCCGTGATCTCGGTTCAGCCCTGAACCCTTTCGCTGCCCAGCAGTTGCTTTTGGGCATTGAAACTCTCAGCTTGCGAGCTGAGCGACATGCCCAGAAcgctctggctctggcgCAGTACCTCGAGAAGAGTCCTTATGTCAGCTGGGTCTCCTACCCTGGTCTTGAGAGTCACCCGTACCACGAGACGGCTAAGAAGTACCTGAAGAGgggttttggtggtgttcttAGCTTTGGTGTCaagggtggtggtgctggtagcgaagtcgttgatggcttcaagctcattTCTAACCTTGCTAACGTCGGCGATGCTAAGACATTGGCTATTCACCCCTGGAGCACCACTCACGAGCAGCTTTccgatgaggagaagcgaaGCTCTGGTGTTACTGAG GATCTTATTCGAATCTCTGTTGGTATCGAGCACATTGACGACATCATTGCCGACTTTGATCAATCTTTCAAGGCTGCTTCAGATGTTACCAccaagggtgagaagaaggagattccCCTTGATGATAAGGAAGCCGAGGCTCCCCTTGCCCCTTAA